Part of the Propionimicrobium sp. PCR01-08-3 genome, GCATCACGTTGGACGACCAGCCCCACATCAGGCCCGCCACGATGAGCGCCTTCAGTTTTCCCTTCTCGCTGATCTTCGCAAACGCGTTCGTGCGAGTGAGAAGGCGGGTGCGTCCGTTGGGCAGATCTTCCAGGAAGAAACCCCATGTCCACGCGAACTCGTCGGTGCCTGCCGGCAGCCACGCATAGGCGCCGTCCTGGGTCGGAGGACGTCGGGTGTCCGACAAACCGACCCAGTAGTGGCCCGGCTCGTGCAAGACGACCTCCATGCCGATGCCCTGCTGGCCGAAGAAACACCAGTCGCCGACTTTCGTGTGCTGCCATCGCTCTTGGGGCGTGTAGGTGTTGTGGATGAGGAAATGCACGCCCCGCTCGAACATGGAGAAGCTGTAGAACCCGGCCTTGTCCTGTCCGAGCTGGTTGAGCAGCGGCCAGGTCTTTTCTCGTGGCGCATCGATCTCGATCGCCATGGTCGTCGTTGTCGTCTCCGGGTCGGTGAGAAGGTCATCGCCGGGGTAGGGGTCGGGAACCTCCTCCGGCGGGACGATATGCCGCTTCGCGTACTGGTTGAGCACCGCGACCGCGGCCACGGGTACTGCTACGGCCGCCGCAGCAAGCTTGCGTCCGTCAATCTCCACCCTCATGCAATTCACCCTTCAGGTCGTTGGCTTACAGCCGGCCGCGCATCGTCACCGACCAGGAACAGGCTGCTTGGCTGGACTATAGTAGAATCGCTATGACTCGATCCGACGTGATCCAGGCCCTCAAGCCGCTAGTGGCAGGTCTCTTCGAAGGGGCAGGTATCGCAGTCGAAGTCGTTGACGCAAGGCGTCAGGGCGTGGGCGAACGCGAGGTCCATCAGACGGCGGTATTCGTCGTAGGTGTCGAGATTGAGGCTGTAGTGCACTCGTGCGCCGACTACGTTGCGCGTCACCCAACCGGCTCGATGCAAGATGCCCAGGTGCTTGGTGGCGGTCGGCTGGCTGACGCGAAGGGTGTCGGCCACCTCGCTCACCGAGAGCGGATTCTGGCGATGCGAGCCGAGGACCTTGATCATCTTCATCCGGATCGGATAGCCCAGTGAGGCCTGCAATTCGCAGCAGCGCTCGACCAGTCCGCGGGCTTTCGCTGGGGTGGCAAGCACCCGCGGGAATGGTACGTGGTGTGTCGATGCAGTCACCCGAAGCCGATCCGTCGTCATGAATCGTGACTCTACGCGGACCGCAGCAAGCAGCCCGTACCTCTTTGGAGCGGATGGCAGCCAGCTCCTGTGGTCGGCGTTCCGGCGAGATCGACACCGTCGCCTGCTTCGCTCATGAGCAGGGTGCCATTGCTCCGACTACAAAATGTTCATAAGTACAAGTAGATGAAGCTCCACGACTCGGTGTCGACGAAGGCGCGGTCGCCCGAGATGTCAGGAACGAGCAGGGCATCGAAGCTGCCATCGACCGCATCGAACACCTCACCCTCCTGCAGTGTGATGGCTAACGATCCGGGCGGGCTCCAACTGAACTCGTGGAGTTGTCGTCAACAGTCAGCCGTAGCCAGACGCCGTCTCTGGGCCGCATCGCCGACAAACCGGTGGCCCGGACCTTGCGCGGCTCCAGGACGAAACCACCGCGTGCCAGCAATCGGGCCAGCATCACGGTGAGCTCGGTGATTGCCATAACCGAACCCAGACAGCGGTGCGCTCCACCACCGAACGGCAGATACTCGCCACCTGGACGATGCGGAGCCGACAGCCAACGCTCCGGACGAAACTCCAGAGGGTCCTCGTACAGCTGCGGGTCGCGGTGCGTGAGGTAAGGGGAGATGATCAAGGTGGCGCCCCGCGGAATCTTGTGCCCGC contains:
- a CDS encoding winged helix-turn-helix domain-containing protein, whose product is MLATPAKARGLVERCCELQASLGYPIRMKMIKVLGSHRQNPLSVSEVADTLRVSQPTATKHLGILHRAGWVTRNVVGARVHYSLNLDTYDEYRRLMDLAFAHALTPCVNDFDCDTCPFEETCH